One part of the Balneolaceae bacterium genome encodes these proteins:
- a CDS encoding ABC transporter ATP-binding protein has translation MNSTTDTAKHPLVQLLSYLKPFRKKVRLATLFSVLNKLFDLAPPILIGVAVDIVVQGTESLLGRYGITEPTDQLLFLAAVTAVIWVLESAFEYMFKIYWRDLAQFTQDSLRTDTYSHLQEQEMAYFEDRSTGDLIAILNDDVNQLERFLDHGANDLIQVFITVVVIGSIFIFSAPQIGWMALVPMPFIIWGSVWFQKKLAPKYSKVRDQAGEVSSQLVNNLGGMTTIKSFGAQDHENQRIANLSDQYKKANQDVIRLSSAFVPLIRMLIMAGFIAILIFAGFQTLEGQMEVGLYSVLIFVTQRLLWPLTRLGETFDLYQRAMASTRRIMGLLNTEEKLPDGSVSIKPDEVDGEYKFENVDFRYRTGGPVLKNLNLTIGAGDTVGIVGATGAGKSSMVKLLMRFYDVTGGQILLDGRDLREYKINDLVKSAGLVSQDVFLFHGSVIENIRYGSFDASEEEVKRAAEMAEAHDFIMELDEGYDTIVGERGQKLSGGQRQRISIARAILKNPPILILDEATSAVDNETEAAIQRSLFKISKDRTTIIIAHRLSTVRHADHIFVLENGELAESGTHNELVAKDGIYHQLWKVQSGEIVV, from the coding sequence ATGAATAGTACAACGGATACGGCTAAACACCCTCTCGTTCAGCTTCTTTCTTATCTCAAACCCTTCCGCAAGAAGGTACGGCTGGCTACACTTTTTTCTGTTCTGAATAAACTTTTTGATCTGGCTCCGCCCATTTTAATTGGAGTGGCAGTGGATATTGTTGTGCAGGGAACAGAAAGTCTTCTTGGGCGATACGGTATTACCGAACCAACAGATCAACTTCTTTTTCTTGCCGCTGTTACTGCCGTAATATGGGTTTTGGAATCGGCATTTGAATATATGTTCAAAATCTACTGGAGAGATCTTGCTCAGTTTACGCAGGACAGTCTTCGAACGGATACCTACAGTCATCTCCAGGAACAGGAGATGGCCTATTTTGAAGATCGATCAACGGGAGATCTGATTGCTATTTTGAATGATGATGTAAACCAGCTTGAACGATTTCTCGATCACGGGGCAAATGATCTGATCCAGGTATTTATCACGGTGGTTGTGATCGGATCGATCTTCATCTTTTCGGCTCCGCAAATTGGCTGGATGGCGTTGGTCCCCATGCCGTTCATAATTTGGGGGTCTGTATGGTTTCAGAAGAAACTGGCACCAAAATATAGCAAAGTTCGTGATCAGGCGGGTGAGGTAAGCTCACAACTCGTGAATAATCTGGGCGGAATGACCACGATTAAAAGCTTTGGAGCACAGGATCACGAAAACCAGCGTATTGCCAATCTTTCCGATCAGTACAAAAAAGCCAATCAAGATGTCATTCGGCTCAGTTCTGCGTTTGTTCCATTGATCCGGATGCTGATTATGGCCGGTTTTATTGCCATACTGATATTTGCCGGTTTCCAAACCCTGGAAGGTCAGATGGAAGTAGGTTTGTACAGTGTGTTGATATTTGTAACGCAGCGACTACTTTGGCCGCTGACCCGGCTTGGGGAGACGTTTGATCTCTACCAACGGGCAATGGCAAGTACCAGGCGTATCATGGGATTATTGAATACCGAAGAAAAACTGCCGGATGGCTCGGTTTCCATCAAACCGGATGAAGTAGATGGAGAGTATAAATTCGAAAACGTAGATTTCAGATATAGAACCGGCGGACCTGTGTTGAAAAACCTGAATCTTACGATTGGAGCAGGTGACACAGTCGGGATTGTGGGAGCCACCGGCGCGGGTAAGAGCAGTATGGTAAAACTGCTGATGCGGTTTTATGATGTTACCGGTGGACAAATTTTACTGGATGGAAGAGATTTGAGAGAGTACAAGATCAACGATTTAGTGAAGTCTGCCGGATTGGTCAGCCAGGATGTATTTCTGTTTCACGGGAGTGTAATTGAAAATATCCGCTACGGTTCATTTGACGCCTCTGAAGAGGAGGTGAAACGAGCAGCAGAGATGGCGGAAGCTCACGATTTCATCATGGAATTGGATGAAGGATATGACACAATCGTGGGGGAGAGAGGACAAAAACTTTCCGGTGGTCAGCGTCAGCGAATTTCAATAGCGCGGGCTATTCTCAAAAATCCACCCATCTTAATTTTGGATGAAGCAACCTCCGCCGTAGACAACGAAACAGAAGCGGCCATACAGCGCTCACTCTTCAAAATATCCAAAGACCGAACGACGATCATCATCGCACATCGGCTCTCAACAGTTCGGCATGCGGATCATATCTTTGTACTTGAGAATGGAGAACTTGCCGAATCCGGAACGCACAATGAGTTAGTTGCGAAGGATGGAATTTATCATCAGCTCTGGAAGGTGCAATCCGGAGAGATTGTGGTATAA
- a CDS encoding SDR family NAD(P)-dependent oxidoreductase: MNIQNKTAIVTGASKGIGLSTAKALINEGVTVACWSRTPPKDFSHDNFHHIETDLTQEESVEESFQRTVQKLGDISILINNAGVGYHARMEDTPSKQWRYLFDLNVHGIFYVTKRVIPGMKQREEGHIINIGSGAGTNGIPEMSAYCGTKYAVNGITESLHNELRDFGVKVSCISPGSVDTGFSSSNKNKLLPEDLASAIVHMLKCPQNFHYTDVQVRPLQP; the protein is encoded by the coding sequence ATGAACATCCAAAACAAAACAGCCATTGTAACGGGAGCCAGCAAAGGAATTGGGCTCTCAACAGCAAAAGCACTCATCAATGAAGGTGTAACCGTTGCCTGCTGGAGCCGAACGCCTCCAAAAGATTTCTCTCACGACAATTTTCATCATATTGAAACAGATCTGACCCAGGAGGAATCTGTGGAAGAATCATTTCAAAGAACCGTCCAGAAACTGGGAGATATCTCAATCCTGATAAATAATGCCGGTGTTGGCTATCACGCACGAATGGAGGATACCCCATCCAAACAGTGGCGATACCTGTTTGATCTGAACGTGCATGGAATCTTCTATGTCACCAAACGAGTGATTCCCGGAATGAAGCAGCGAGAAGAGGGACATATCATAAATATCGGGTCAGGTGCCGGTACGAATGGAATTCCTGAGATGAGCGCTTACTGCGGAACCAAATATGCTGTCAACGGAATTACAGAATCTCTGCACAATGAGTTGAGAGATTTTGGCGTGAAGGTAAGTTGTATCTCTCCGGGTTCTGTGGATACTGGGTTTTCATCCTCAAACAAGAACAAATTACTACCTGAAGACCTCGCCAGTGCGATTGTCCACATGCTGAAATGTCCGCAGAATTTTCACTATACGGACGTGCAAGTCAGACCACTTCAGCCGTAA
- a CDS encoding YqaE/Pmp3 family membrane protein: protein MSILRIIFAIILPPLGVFLTIGIKPAFWLNILLTILGFLPGIIHAVWVIAKND from the coding sequence ATGAGCATACTCAGAATTATTTTCGCCATCATCCTCCCTCCCCTGGGAGTATTTTTAACAATTGGAATTAAACCGGCTTTTTGGCTGAACATTCTCCTGACCATTTTAGGATTTCTGCCCGGAATTATTCACGCCGTTTGGGTGATTGCGAAGAATGATTGA
- a CDS encoding ATP-dependent Clp protease proteolytic subunit, with amino-acid sequence MESEKRQPLQHTVADRLFKSRIVMINGEITQKLVGEVTSQLIALSSISSEPITLFIHSQGGHVESGDSIHDIIRFIDAQVRIVGSGWVASAGALIYVSVPKKDRYCLPNTRFLLHQPSGGVRGSGSDIAIEAEEMVKMRRRLNEIFAEGTGQPLEKIEEDTQRNFWLTAEEAKEYGLVGSIIEKVSDIS; translated from the coding sequence ATGGAATCTGAAAAGCGACAACCCCTTCAACATACAGTAGCCGATCGGCTCTTTAAATCAAGAATTGTAATGATCAACGGAGAGATCACACAAAAACTCGTAGGTGAAGTTACCTCCCAACTGATTGCACTCTCTTCAATTTCGAGTGAGCCGATCACCCTGTTTATTCATTCCCAGGGTGGGCACGTAGAATCGGGCGATTCAATTCACGACATTATTCGATTTATCGACGCACAAGTACGAATTGTTGGCAGCGGATGGGTAGCCAGCGCCGGTGCTCTTATTTACGTATCTGTTCCTAAGAAGGATCGATATTGTCTGCCGAACACACGATTTTTGCTGCATCAACCGTCGGGTGGCGTACGCGGCAGCGGAAGTGACATTGCCATAGAAGCAGAAGAGATGGTAAAAATGAGGCGGCGGCTCAATGAGATATTTGCCGAAGGCACGGGACAACCCCTCGAAAAAATTGAAGAGGATACGCAACGCAACTTCTGGCTGACTGCCGAAGAAGCGAAGGAATATGGTTTGGTTGGCTCCATCATTGAAAAGGTATCCGATATCTCCTGA